In Mugil cephalus isolate CIBA_MC_2020 chromosome 7, CIBA_Mcephalus_1.1, whole genome shotgun sequence, the sequence TCTAGCATGACAAGATCAACTATTAAACCACTATACGAAAGTATATAGGACAGCAGAGGACTTGTGCAGACTTTACCTGCCTCGGGAGGGCAGGGAGCATTATTTTCACCTGAGCCTGTGGACGTGGCAGGTCTCAACACAACATCTGTGCTATCTGTGCAATATATCTACTTATATTTACATATCCTAAATGCTCTCAtgtgtaagtttgcccactgtGTGATTGATGTGTGATTGTGCGCATTGCTgccacagcaggaaaaaaagtttcatattaTAAAGCGATAACGTGATAACTTGTTATAATGTGATAATTTGCTATCACACTCACTTTTCTTTGTCAAGTTATAGGGTTACAGTGGCTCCAGGCTGATAATTTGAAACCACCGAGAGGTAAGTCTGCTTTGAGAGGAACTTGTCTGAACCGAGACTTAGATGTTTGACTTTATAATGGTTTCACCAAAGAGTAGGATATAGCAAGTTGTTTGCCATGTTACTGTATTTCAAAATGTGCAAGTGTGTGATAGTGCAGTTTTCATTTACTAGTACCAAATCgttttatttcttcaaaaaCAGGGATTTCATACCAATAATTAATATTCTCTAAGGAATCTAATCTGTGGCGCATTGCACTATTGTGATGCACAGAACTTGGAGTCCAGCTCTGCCCAAGACCAACTTATCACATTATATAGGTTATCACATTATAACATTATAATAACGCCTCCGTCTTGGCAACATAATCCTATCATATGGAACAACAACCACATACTGCAGCACTTTTGCAGCAGATTTAATGTTCATGCAATATGTTTCCATCTTGCCTGTGTGCTGTAGTTCTTCCTCCCGTTCCACAGGGGGCGCTGCTGAAGTTCACGGACATTGTAGCAAAAAAGGGAACggtccttttctctttttccactattatgaatgaatgtctgTTCTTTAATTGTACCCCCCAGATTAAGATTATCAAACAATATCAAACACGGTGCTGGTAACGAGCAGAATTTAGCTCGTATAGATTAGGTGAAGATGTCTGCCAGCGCGGTGTATGTCTTGGATTTGAAAGGAAAGGTAAGTCACCGGGGCAGCGATGctaagctactgttagctaacaCATTCTTTGACAGATTATGATGTGGCTCAATCCGTAGCTGACGAACCAGTTTAAAGGTTTCGACTTGCAACTAACGTCAGTATTTTGCGCCTAAAACAAGGATGTCGGATTCATATTACGAATGCAACTGATAAAAAATCAAAGCATATGTATATTAGAAATATCTAGCTGAGTAATCAGGTGACCAGCTGTTAGCCGCAGGGAAAGTAAAATGATACCAAAACTGCTTtgaaaatgtacatatttaaGTGTCCAGCCTGTAAACATGGACTAATACGTCTTGTATCATATCCATACAGCTTACATTTAATCATACCAGGCTCCTGGTATATTCGGCATTAAAGTTAGTCGTTGAattcaagatttatttttctcatccCTTCCCACATCAGTAGATGAGTGATGCTAACCCTAATATCGTGTTAGGGTCATTTTGCgagttaaaatgtgtaataaagCATATTTTACTTGTCTTTATGTGGACGAGGGTTCATGATATCCCCAAATAACAgctattttaacacaacaaaataattttcCACCTTTTTAGTAAATTCTGAACGTCTCTAAATAAGAAAGTGACACCTGTGGTGTTATGGGTGAAATATGACTCATGCACCcatcacatcaaatcaaatgtggtcacagaaaatgttttaggtTGTTCTGTGGATCAAATTTGACTCAGTTTACGTTGATTTTTAGATGTAAACAAATGGTGTATTCAAAGGTAAAAAGGTACttttggccaaaaaaataacatttaatacagtACTTGCATAGATACGAATGCATAACAAGGTAGATATCAAGTGAAAAACAATACTGGATGATatacatctttatttttattgttgttgttgtttttctgacaaTTTTGGACTGAGTTAAGTCATGGGTCAATTTTGACCAGCCACCACAAAAGACACGGGCAGCTTTCTAACACATGAAGGGATAAAGGAGTAGAAGTTGCAGGTGCATCAAATCCATATAACAAGGTCACTTAACTGTAAACATCTCAGCTTATGTTGTAAAAGTGTTTCGTAtgattctattatttttttttatacacaaaaaacgaaaaaggaaacatttgatattattttttattggtacgtcaaatattcaaaatatttcatcattCTACATGCATGATGATCGTGTAGTTTTCAGTAGTGCTGCAGAAACATGTCCCGTCTGTTCCTTTCAGGTCCTGGTGTGCCGCAATTATCGGGGAGATGTGGACATGTCGGAGATCGAGCACTTCATGACCCTTCTGAtggacaaagaggaagaggggacGCTCTCTCCAATCCTGGCCCATGGAGGGGTCCGCTTCATGTGGATCAAACACAATAACCTCTACTGTATCCTTATTGTTCACTTCCTGGTATTTGTGCACACGCTTTTTTGTAAACACTTGgtgttatatgtttttttgtgtgtgtgtgtgttgcacggATTCCCCTCTTTTGTAGCTACGATTCTTAACTCGCATCTCTTCAGTGGTTGCAACGTCCAAGAAAAACGCCAGCGTCTCACTGGTTTTCTCCTTCTTGTACAAAATAGTTCAGGTGGGACTGAATGACTTTTCTGCTTATCAACACAACCGGTGCCACATGCTGTCTGTTGATAGCAGGTTTATTAAACCTCATTTTGTGTTATGCAGGTTTTTTCTGAGTATTtcaaagagctggaggaagagAGCATCAGAGATAACTTTGTCATCATATACGAGCTGATGGACGAGCTGATGGACTTTGGCTATCCTCAGACCACTGACAGCAAGATTCTGCAAGAGTGAGTATCCTCTGATCTGCAGCCGCACTGTAGTTAACATGATGCAGCTAATTAATAAACTGATTAATGGTAGGTCTTTTGAATGCCAAAAATATGACGGATGTTCAAGACTCCTTTCCACAGTCCGCATTGATGTCTTCACATTATTTCTTCAGTCTGTCCGTCAGTTGTAAGACAAAACATTAATCTGCTCAGTTTACGGATGCACTTCATTTTCTGCACCTGTGTTTTCGGTCGTGATTTAGAAGTGaataaacttttctttttttgtagtaatttaaatgcagacaaatgatgaataataataaatattaataataaaagaaaacacacagggaTTCAGTAATGCAGCTTTATAAAACTCTGACTTGTTTTAGAACAGTTTAAGACAAGATATTTATAATTAAGTTGAGTCCACCACTAAAGACACGTTGCTTTAAACTTGTACAATGAAACACCTCCATCCTTTTGTTGCCATCAAGGAAGCAGCCATCTTGTTTGAATAAACTTTTGTGGTATTGTCAGTGGACAAAAGAAATGCTGATGTTCATCGTGAGCTCCACCTGGTGGCTGGACGGGTGACTTGTTGAGTGGCTGCACATTCTGGTTGTGCAGGATGACGTGTGCCTGTAGCATGAGTTAACAAATAATAGTCGATCAGTAAAAACGACTGTGCCTGCCCAGATTTCAGGATTATAGCTGATAGTAGGGCTGATAAGCAacaatacacagatcagccacaacattaaaaccactgacaggagaagtaaataacattgatcatcttgtgacatgttctgctgggaaacgtttggacctggtcagcccacctagaccagaccagacacccccaccccatagcaatggcactcctagatggcagcagccattctcTCATTGCTTTTAAtatgttataattattattataacataatTATTATACTATATACATATTCCCAAACACTTTTAAATGTCTTCCCCAATATCAAATATTAATGCACCtttaattttttcttatttctgccCTGTCTTGTCACACGGGGCGACACTGGAAATTGTGACCACTAAAGTTTGCTGCTCTTTGGTTTTTGCTTCTGGAGCCGGGTCATTATTTCCATTCAAGTGCCTGAATTTGTTTCGGGTGATGCCATAGATAAATAtttacactcaccggccactttattacgTACATCTTgttagtaaaaggttggacccccttttcccttcagaactgccttaattcttggtggcatACTGTCAACAgcgtgttggaaacattcctaaGAGAtgttggtccatattgacatgacagcatcacacagttgctgcagatttgtcggctgcacatctatgatgcgaatctcccaccacatcccaaaggagAAACCATGTTCAGGAAACcggtttgagatgatatgaactatgtgacatggtgcattatcctgctggaagtagccgtcagtagatggtccactgtggtcataaagggatggacatggtcaacaACAATACTCAGTtaggctgtggtatttaaaccatgctcaattcgtagtgtgccaagaaaatatcccccacaccattacaccaccaccttCAGCCTggaccgttgatacaaggcagaaTGGATCCaagctttcatgttgtttacaccaaattctgatcctgacatctgaatgtcacagctgaaatcaagactcgtcagaccaggcaaagTTTTTTCAATCTTTTATTGTCCAATTttagcctgtgtgaactgtagtctcagtttcctgttcttagctgacaggagtgtcACCCGGTgtgatcttctgctgctgtagcccatcttcttcaaggttggacatgttgtgcgttcagagatggtgttccacattccttggttgtaaccagtggttatttgagttgctgttgcctttctatcatctccaaccagtctgcccattctcctctgacctctaacatcatcaaaacattttcatccacacaactgctgctcactggatattttctctgtaaaccctagagatggttgcgCGTGAAAATcgcagtagatcagcagtttctgaaatactcagaccaacaaccataccacgttcaaagtcacttaaatcccctttaaTCCACATTCTAATGCTCAGTttaaacttcagcaagttgtcttgatcacctttacctgaataaatgcattgaagtgcagccatgtgattggctgattagctatttgtgctaGCAAGCCACTGAGCTGTATGAAAGCGAAAGAAATGCAACCACAACAGATGATAAACTCTAAATGACCCATCCTCACCTGGTCATTAACTTTTGACTGGTGTTATGTGTTATATCCAGTTAAGTCACGTACTACACACtacgttttccttttttgcgGAATCATCCCGTCATTTCCTTGCAGCTAAAGGAGTTTACTGGCAAAAAAGCTACGtaaatgatgaagaaaaaaaaaacatcttgcaGGACCGTGGCTGTAACAGGCTAACACTGGATTTCCCCCCCGGTGTTCCTTAAATGCAACAATAAGTCAGACAATCCTCCCTCTCAACCAGAAGATTTTCCGTTCTTCTTTGATGCTTTCTTGGAACTCCCCACCGCAGGCGGCTAATTTCccctttttctcagttttgcctccgtgtttacattttttttttgtctcccagATACATAACCCAGGAGGGACACAAGCTAGACACAGGCGCCCCGCGACCCCCCGCCACAGTCACCAACGCCGTCTCCTGGAGGTCAGAGGGCATCAAGTACAGGAAGAACGAGGTCTTCCTGGACGTCATTGAGTCAGTCAACCTCCTGGTAGGAGCTCCTAGATATAGAATGCCTGTGTTGCTTAAGGAATGTCAGTCATAGTCTTTGTAAACTTCCTCCTTGGGTGCGTCACAGCATTTTGTGCGGTTTTCTGTGCTGTGATTTCTTTGaatgacactttttttaaaataaaaaattaaaaatcagtgCTTGTTCTTTTAGGTCAGCGCCAATGGGAACGTTCTACGTAGCGAGATTGTCGGCTCCATTAAGATGCGCGTCTTCCTGTCGGGAATGCCCGAATTGCGTCTGGGTCTAAACGACAAGGTTCTGTTTGAAAACACTGGACGTGAGTTCTCGGTTGACGCATTTATACGTACTGCATACtgtctgtaaaaaataaatacataaataaataatctgttcTTTACTGACGCAGGAGGGAAGAGTAAATCGGTGGAGCTGGAGGATGTCAAGTTTCACCAGTGCGTCCGTCTGTCCCGCTTCGAGAACGACCGCACCATCTCCTTCATTCCTCCCGACGGAGAGTTTGAGCTCATGTCCTACCGCCTCAACACCCATGTGAGTAGCATGTGTCAGGTTCAAGCCGAGTCCAAACcacagggtcagaggtcagaaaTGACACATAAGCTAGCCAAGCAGCACACCTCACCACGTAGGCCACGGCAGCAGCCAACGAAACAGGTGCATTAAGGAAATGTGGTGACATGTGACCCTGTTAGAGTCAGAGTTATGTAATTGATTGTATATATATCCTTGCATTGCCCGACACGCCTGAGGTGGAGTTTCACTGAGCAAAACTACTTCATCgttaaacaggaaacacacacatatatatatatatattacaccacatcagccacaacattaaaaccactgacaggagaagtgaataccattgaccatcttgtgttaATTCAGTGTTCCGCTGAGAAACTTTCGGACtgggcattcattcatgtggatgttaccacccacctagaccagaccaggtaccccccgATAGAaatcacactccttgatggcaacaggcatccccagcaggatgcagcctgacacacacacacacaaaaacagttgaggaacaacacaaaaaaaacatgaagaacagtacaaggtgttgacctggtatTTGTAGGCTGACCCacatcccctcaacccataggatccaaatacccccccccccccactaacaacatcctgtttccagacaccacaggacaccctcactagacccatgtccatgctctgatgagtcacaaatgttttggagacacaagggatactctacacaatgttaggaagatGGCCCGATCAGTGTGTAATGAGTAATAGGCCATAAACAAATACTTACACTTTTCTGGGGTAAGTCTTTTGCAATAGCATTGCCGGTAAAAGAGGGCCAGAAGGGAAGTAGTGTAGTGAGGCAGAGGTCTTTTGTTTGGAGCTTGAAGTTGGTAAACTAAgaaatgacttttaaatgaCTGAACACATGTCCTAAGATAtacatcttcatcttttttcttttcttttatttttaccaatttaaaatgtttttagagGGTACATTTTATTAATGCGTGGGTCATAACACGTCCTAGGTCTGTTTATTGGACGATATCTCCCTCAGCTATATATGCTGCTTTAAAAGTTGATCATTCTTCTTTACACCCTGTTGCAGTAAGAAGTCCAGATAAATATCTGTGTGTATTAGCTTGTTGCATAGGTGGTGGTGTCTgtgaaactgatttttttaagcttttttaaGCTGCTAATATAGAAATCTTAATATCCGAGCACTGATCAGGTGATGTACTGACATATTGAAGATGAATGCGCCAAGAAACATGTTACATAATAACTCGGTGTCCAGAGCCTCCCCAAGTTTTGCGCAATCTGTGTTTTTCCCTACGTTTCCTCTGCAACAACGAGTTCACACACAACACCAGCTCAATTCAAATACGAAAACAAGACTGATATGTTGGCAAAGAAGTggaaactaaataaacatacaCCTTTGTTACTACAACAAACACAACGatgtttattgttgtgtttgttgtagtAATATCTACCATCCACTAGGTGGTGACTGTGTCCTACCTGATTTAAACAGGTGCCCTCACATCACAGGGTGATGGAGTGAAAATCAGTGTCCTCACACgtgtcgtctttttttttctttttttcttttctctcttttttctttccgcCAGGTGAAGCCCTTGATCTGGATCGAGTCCGTCATCGAGAAGCATTCTCACAGCCGCATCGAGTACATGATCAAGGTATGACACGTCACTGACGTTTTTACTTGGACCTGAGCCGTTGATGCTATGGAAAAAATGACTGGGCTGCGAGTCAGTTCACACCGGCTTGAGGCATGTTCCCCGTCACAGCCGAGTGTGCTGCAATGAATTATTTTCATAGTTGTCATTACATGGCGACCGTGACCGTGAAGCACTTATTTGAAACAATAATTAAATCCAGTTTTTATGCCCTGCGCCGGCGTCACGTTGCGCTAAACTTGACCTGCTTGTTCTGTCTCCTAGGCGAAGAGTCAGTTCAAGAGGCGTTCCACAGCCAACAACGTGGAGATTCACATTCCTGTGCCAACGGACGCTGACTCACCCAAATTCAAGACCACAGTGGGCAGCGTGAAGTGGGTGCCAGAGAACAGCGAAATCGTCTGGTCAATCAAGTCTTTCCCTGTGAGCAGAAAGCATGACTCATGAGTTTTCACGCGCACTCTGTAATCTTACGGTTTCGGCCGTATTTCACCGTTGTTTACAGAATTCTTTTGAGTCGAATCGGCAGCAGGGTTCGTGATTAGTTCGATCAAAGAGCTTGTGCTTCCGTTCGTCTCAGGGTGGAAAGGAGTATCTGATGCGAGCCCACTTCGGCCTGCCGAGCGTAGAGGCTGAGGACAAGGAGGGGAAGCCACCAATCAGTGTCAAGTTCGAGATCCCGTATTTCACCACCTCAGGCATTCAGGTATGttcacgcacacgcacgcacatatTACACACACTCTGTCCTTGACTGTATTTCCACACGCAGCCCGTTTAAACCGCAACAATGAGCggctcaaaaataaaaaacaaacatcttgaCCTCCAGATTTGATCGTTTTCCAGGTGGATTTTAAAACATCTGTGGCCTGGTTTCCAGGGCAGGAATTTAAACAATTCACATATGTCCTGTCATTGGCCAGAGGGGGCAGTAAGGCAGCACTAGACAGCCACAGAGCAGCCACTCATCATCTCAGCCTTTTGCTTTAATCGCATATAAAATGTCATTCCCCCGTTTCACAGGTTAGTAGATTCAGTGGATTTTGATCCATGTGAAACCCGGGAGAGACGCTAATGTTTATGCTTAAAAATCTCTTACTGACCGCAGACTTACACAGATGTGCTTGCACTTACTGTATAATCACAGTTGTCCTGTGATTATATGTGTGGCACCGCAACACAAAATTAAGTTTTCCCACGTCttcatgtgaggaaacaatGGCGAGCTCCATTTGAAAATATCATATCATTGAGTCAGAGGAAAATGACGGTATTTTCCACCGgtacatttatattattattattacacctcAGTTTGACATtgtaccctttttttttttttttttttatgtaaagcatgAACTCTGGGACTGTTTATCAAAAACATTCGTAGAGGTCAGCTGATGTTTTAAccaaacactgtaaaaaaaaaatactggtggCTTTATTGGAAAAACTGGATTTAACTGCCTTTAATGGACAGAGTTTGGATAAACCTTGCCCCTATTATGCTTCAGCGTGACGTTTTCAGGTTGTCCTCACGTTTGACTGACCCATTCAAAGGAGAACTGATCACACTTTGGTTGGAAAAGGTCCTATTAAATGTGTCCTATAAAACAATGAAGCGTTGGCATCTCACAACAAGACACATTGTTTCGCCACGCACACTTCTATTAAATCATGCTCATCATCATAGATTTATTACATGTATTATGTGTCCGTACAGGCATAGTCGTAAAGTCATGCAACGGCAAAGAGGTAATTGTAGCTTAatcttgaaatgtttttttttttgttgttgttgttgttatcagcTTGCACATCTGCAAAAGACTCTGTGTGTCAACGCTTTTCTCAGAAGCTCAACGTTGGCGCTTCGAACAGTCCGTTTGTACGCGGCGAATTGCACCGTAATTATGAAATGTTCGTAAGAAGCAGTTGCACGAATATTTGcagaaacatgtaaacaaacatcaGGAAGCGAACGTAGAGAGaagtaacattttattaatCCTGTTGGCGACTGCCAAAGCAGAATCGCGGTAGTGCAGGTTCTCCGTTTATCGTCGGCGGCTTCTTGCAGAAGTCGGAGCACCGGGCTCTGCGGTCAACTCCCAGCTGAACAAATGACTGACCTGACTCCAGCTAACGCGCTCCCATTTAACTTTTAATGCCATTTTCTATGTGGCTCTCATTAAAAGAACTCATATTTTCCAATTTCTCCACATTTCCTATGGTGGTCGATAAAACGTTATTAAGTTGCACGGACATTATGCAGCCCACTCGGAAACAAGAAGCTCAGCCCCCGGGTTAATTGAAATGCATGATACTTGTAATTGGGCTAGTAAGAGAATGCCTGCCATTTTCCAAGGTAATTTGGCAGCTGACAGATATAATCCCCTTTTTCTATTCTTCCTTTAAAGTCTTGCTCAGCCCATAAATGATCGGATGGTCCTATAAGAGTTCAGTTCAAGATCAAGGCAGGTTTGCACGGGCTTTGCAGAGAGGTACACCTTTTACAAATACTTGAAACTGTATCCTGTGCTGTCCATCTTTGTAGATGTAGTTCACACTTGCTTATCTGTGTTTGGTGCAATAGCACATCTGTTATGGTGATGGATCCTCTTTTTGTGGTTTTCGACAAACCTTGATGACTTGTATTCAAACGCGAGAAAACAGAGCGCTTCCTGTTCAGCACAATCTGGACACACCCTGCAGAAGTGCCAGCGCCTCCATCGCTGAGCATCAAGCGATCTGCGTCTGCCACCCTTCACTTTGTTTAGCTGTCCTCGAACGTTTTAAACGCGTCGCGCTGAATTCGGCTCATTGCTCTTTTACCCAGTCAAATCGAGTCAGAGGCATCCTTCCTC encodes:
- the ap1m1 gene encoding AP-1 complex subunit mu-1, translating into MSASAVYVLDLKGKVLVCRNYRGDVDMSEIEHFMTLLMDKEEEGTLSPILAHGGVRFMWIKHNNLYLVATSKKNASVSLVFSFLYKIVQVFSEYFKELEEESIRDNFVIIYELMDELMDFGYPQTTDSKILQEYITQEGHKLDTGAPRPPATVTNAVSWRSEGIKYRKNEVFLDVIESVNLLVSANGNVLRSEIVGSIKMRVFLSGMPELRLGLNDKVLFENTGRGKSKSVELEDVKFHQCVRLSRFENDRTISFIPPDGEFELMSYRLNTHVKPLIWIESVIEKHSHSRIEYMIKAKSQFKRRSTANNVEIHIPVPTDADSPKFKTTVGSVKWVPENSEIVWSIKSFPGGKEYLMRAHFGLPSVEAEDKEGKPPISVKFEIPYFTTSGIQVRYLKIIEKSGYQALPWVRYITQNGDYQLRTQ